The proteins below are encoded in one region of Parus major isolate Abel chromosome 7, Parus_major1.1, whole genome shotgun sequence:
- the RAB3GAP1 gene encoding rab3 GTPase-activating protein catalytic subunit isoform X5, with translation MTDCEGAQQGRTAGGNGAPESEVFEITDFTTASEWERFISKIEEVLNDWKLIGISSGKPLEKGIFTTGTWEEKSDEISFADFKFSVTHHYLVQEPSDKDGKEELGEDALPLPMQDLLCMNNDFPPRAHCLVRWYGLREFVVIAPAANNDAVVSESKCNLLLSSVSIALGNTGCQVPLFVQIHHKWRRMYVGECQGPGVRTDFEMVHLRKVPSQYTHLSGLLDIFKTKIGCPLTPLPPVSIAIRLTFVLQDWQQYFWPQQPPDIDALVGGEVGGLEFGKLPFGACEDPISELHLATTWPHLAEGIIVDNDVYSDLDPLQAPQWSVRVRKADNPQCLLGDFLTEFFKLCRRKESTDEILGRSAFDEEGKDVADITHALSKLTEPAPVPIPKLSVTNMVHSAKKKIRKHRGVDESPLNNDVLNTILLFLFPDAADKLADVFENRASTSAGNNPPPENEDYNLFSQFKSAPSDSLTYKLALCLCMINFYHGGVKGVAHLWQEFVLEMRYRWENNYLIPGLANGSPDLRCCLLHQKLQMLNCCIERKKARDEGKRGSASDRSPGGASGDNPDKEKEFGKSWESWSDSEEEFFECLSDTEDLKGNGQENGKKGAKESVNLKPEGRLHPHGKLMLLHPGEPLYVPITQEPAPMTEDLLEEQSEVLAKLGTSAEGAHLRARMQSACLLSDMESFKAANPGCCLEDFVRWYSPRDYIEEEVVDEKGNKVIRGELSARMKIPSNMWVEAWETAKPVPARRQKRLFDDTREAEKVLHYLAVQKPADLARHLLPCIIHAAVLKKH, from the exons ATGACGGACTGCgagggagcccagcagggacGCACTGCGGGGGGAAACGGGGCG CCCGAGTCGGAGGTGTTCGAGATCACGGACTTCACCACCGCCTCCGAGTGGGAGAG atttatttcaaaaatagaaGAAGTATTAAATGACTGGAAACTTATTGGGATTTCTTCAGGCAAACCTCTAGAGAAG GGTATATTTACCACAGGAACATGGGAAGAGAAATCGGATGAAATTTCATTTGCAGACTTCAAATTCTCAGTTACCCATCATTATCTTGTACAAGAACCCAGTGACAAAGatgggaaggaagagctgggagaag ATGCCCTCCCTCTGCCAATGCAGGACTTGCTGTGCATGAACAATGACTTTCCTCCTCGGGCCCACTGTCTGGTGAGATG GTACGGCTTACGTGAGTTTGTGGTTATTGCTCCAGCTGCAAATAACGATGCTGTTGTTAGTGAATCCAAGTGTAACCTCTTGCTGAGTTCCGTTTCCATTGCACTGGGCAACACTGGCTG TCAGGTGCCACTGTTTGTGCAAATCCATCACAAGTGGCGCCGGATGTACGTCGGGGAGTGCCAGGGCCCGGGCGTTCGCACGGACTTTGAGATGGTTCATCTGCGCAAGGTGCCCAGCCAGTACACCCATTTATCAGGCCTGCTGGACATCTTCAAAACCAAGATT GGCTGCCCTTTAACACCACTGCCTCCAGTTAGCATAGCTATTCGGCTTACCTTTGTGCTCCAGGACTGGCAGCAGTACTTCTGGCCACAGCAGCCACCAG ATATAGATGCTCTAGTTGGGGGAGAAGTTGGAGGCTTGGAGTTTGGGAAGTTACCATTTGGTGCCTGTGAAGATCCTATTAG tgagCTGCATTTAGCTACAACATGGCCTCACCTTGCAGAAGGGATAATCGTTGACAACGATGTTTATTC CGACCTGGATCCACTTCAAGCACCCCAGTGGTCTGTGAGAGTTAGAAAAGCAGATAACCCTCAGTGCCTATTGG GTGATTTCCTCACTGAGTTCTTCAAGCTTTGCCGTCGGAAGGAGTCAACGGATGAGATACTTGGAAGGTCTGCATTtgatgaggaaggaaaag ACGTTGCTGATATCACCCACGCACTGTCGAAGCTCACAGAGCCAGCACCAGTCCCAATCCCCAAATTATCAGTCACCAATATGGTTCACAGTGCCAAGAAAAAGATCCGCAAGCACAGAGGTGTGGATGAGTCTCCTCTGAACAATGATGTGCTGAACACCATTCTCCTG ttCTTATTTCCTGATGCTGCTGACAAACTTGCAGATGTATTTGAAAACAGAGCCAGCACTTCAGCAGGAAACAATCCTCCTCCAGAGAATGAAGATTAT AATCTCTTCAGTCAGTTTAAGTCTGCTCCATCTGACAGTCTGACATACAAATTAGCTTTATGTCTTTGTATGATAAACTTCTACCATGGCGGAGTCAAAGGAGTGGCACATCTTTGGCAAGAGTTTGTGCTGGAAATGCGTTACAGATGGGAGAACAACTACCTTATTCCAGG ATTAGCTAATGGCTCTCCAGATCTGAGATGTTGTTTACTGCATCAGAAGCTTCAG ATGCTAAATTGTTGcattgaaaggaagaaagcaagagatgaggggaaaagggggagcGCGTCTGATCGTTCACCTGGTGGTGCTTCTGGTGATAACCCtgacaaggaaaaagaatttggCAAGTCTTGGGAATCGTGGAGTGACAGTGAAGAGGAATTTTTTGAATGTCTCAGTGACACAGAAGATCTTAAAGGAAATGGACAGGAAAATGGCAAGAAAGGAGCAAAGGAGTCTGTAAACTTAAAACCAGAAGGTCGTTTGCATCCACATGGAAAACTGATGCTGCTGCATCCAGGAGAGCCTCTCTATGTTCCAATAACACAG gagccGGCCCCCATGACTGAAGacctgctggaggagcagtCAGAGGTGCTGGCAAAGCTGGGGACATCTGCAGAGGGTGCTCACCTGCGGGCGCGCATGCAGAGCGCCTGCCTGCTCTCAGACATGGAGTCCTTCAAG gcagctAATCCTGGCTGTTGTCTGGAGGATTTTGTGAGGTGGTACTCACCTCGGGACTACATCGAGGAGGAAGTGGTTGATGAGAAGGGGAATAAAGTCATTAGGGGCGAGCTGAGCGCTCGGATGAAGATTCCCAGCAACATGTGGGTGGAGGCCTGGGAAACAGCAAAGCCTGTCCCAGCACGGAGGCAGAAGAGGCTTTTTGATGACACCAGGGAGGCTGAGAAG GTGCTTCATTACCTTGCAGTTCAAAAACCAGCTGACCTTGCGAGGCATCTTCTGCCTTGCATCATCCATGCAGCTGTACTCAAG AAGCACTAG
- the RAB3GAP1 gene encoding rab3 GTPase-activating protein catalytic subunit isoform X2: MTDCEGAQQGRTAGGNGAPESEVFEITDFTTASEWERFISKIEEVLNDWKLIGISSGKPLEKGIFTTGTWEEKSDEISFADFKFSVTHHYLVQEPSDKDGKEELGEDALPLPMQDLLCMNNDFPPRAHCLVRWYGLREFVVIAPAANNDAVVSESKCNLLLSSVSIALGNTGCQVPLFVQIHHKWRRMYVGECQGPGVRTDFEMVHLRKVPSQYTHLSGLLDIFKTKIGCPLTPLPPVSIAIRLTFVLQDWQQYFWPQQPPDIDALVGGEVGGLEFGKLPFGACEDPISELHLATTWPHLAEGIIVDNDVYSDLDPLQAPQWSVRVRKADNPQCLLGDFLTEFFKLCRRKESTDEILGRSAFDEEGKDVADITHALSKLTEPAPVPIPKLSVTNMVHSAKKKIRKHRGVDESPLNNDVLNTILLFLFPDAADKLADVFENRASTSAGNNPPPENEDYNLFSQFKSAPSDSLTYKLALCLCMINFYHGGVKGVAHLWQEFVLEMRYRWENNYLIPGLANGSPDLRCCLLHQKLQMLNCCIERKKARDEGKRGSASDRSPGGASGDNPDKEKEFGKSWESWSDSEEEFFECLSDTEDLKGNGQENGKKGAKESVNLKPEGRLHPHGKLMLLHPGEPLYVPITQEPAPMTEDLLEEQSEVLAKLGTSAEGAHLRARMQSACLLSDMESFKAANPGCCLEDFVRWYSPRDYIEEEVVDEKGNKVIRGELSARMKIPSNMWVEAWETAKPVPARRQKRLFDDTREAEKVLHYLAVQKPADLARHLLPCIIHAAVLKVKEEEALEDISSVKKIIKQIISHSSKVLRFPSPEDKKLEEIIAQIMSVEAIIARARSLKAKFGVEKCENEEEKEDLQRFVNSLLEQPEVSVVGAGRGPAGSIIHKLFVNAQRVPAVPPLEEELRRSGSQEERRQGLQSEFPPPTGREVILRTSVPRPAPYSKALPQRMYSVLTREDFRLAGAFSADTTFF; the protein is encoded by the exons ATGACGGACTGCgagggagcccagcagggacGCACTGCGGGGGGAAACGGGGCG CCCGAGTCGGAGGTGTTCGAGATCACGGACTTCACCACCGCCTCCGAGTGGGAGAG atttatttcaaaaatagaaGAAGTATTAAATGACTGGAAACTTATTGGGATTTCTTCAGGCAAACCTCTAGAGAAG GGTATATTTACCACAGGAACATGGGAAGAGAAATCGGATGAAATTTCATTTGCAGACTTCAAATTCTCAGTTACCCATCATTATCTTGTACAAGAACCCAGTGACAAAGatgggaaggaagagctgggagaag ATGCCCTCCCTCTGCCAATGCAGGACTTGCTGTGCATGAACAATGACTTTCCTCCTCGGGCCCACTGTCTGGTGAGATG GTACGGCTTACGTGAGTTTGTGGTTATTGCTCCAGCTGCAAATAACGATGCTGTTGTTAGTGAATCCAAGTGTAACCTCTTGCTGAGTTCCGTTTCCATTGCACTGGGCAACACTGGCTG TCAGGTGCCACTGTTTGTGCAAATCCATCACAAGTGGCGCCGGATGTACGTCGGGGAGTGCCAGGGCCCGGGCGTTCGCACGGACTTTGAGATGGTTCATCTGCGCAAGGTGCCCAGCCAGTACACCCATTTATCAGGCCTGCTGGACATCTTCAAAACCAAGATT GGCTGCCCTTTAACACCACTGCCTCCAGTTAGCATAGCTATTCGGCTTACCTTTGTGCTCCAGGACTGGCAGCAGTACTTCTGGCCACAGCAGCCACCAG ATATAGATGCTCTAGTTGGGGGAGAAGTTGGAGGCTTGGAGTTTGGGAAGTTACCATTTGGTGCCTGTGAAGATCCTATTAG tgagCTGCATTTAGCTACAACATGGCCTCACCTTGCAGAAGGGATAATCGTTGACAACGATGTTTATTC CGACCTGGATCCACTTCAAGCACCCCAGTGGTCTGTGAGAGTTAGAAAAGCAGATAACCCTCAGTGCCTATTGG GTGATTTCCTCACTGAGTTCTTCAAGCTTTGCCGTCGGAAGGAGTCAACGGATGAGATACTTGGAAGGTCTGCATTtgatgaggaaggaaaag ACGTTGCTGATATCACCCACGCACTGTCGAAGCTCACAGAGCCAGCACCAGTCCCAATCCCCAAATTATCAGTCACCAATATGGTTCACAGTGCCAAGAAAAAGATCCGCAAGCACAGAGGTGTGGATGAGTCTCCTCTGAACAATGATGTGCTGAACACCATTCTCCTG ttCTTATTTCCTGATGCTGCTGACAAACTTGCAGATGTATTTGAAAACAGAGCCAGCACTTCAGCAGGAAACAATCCTCCTCCAGAGAATGAAGATTAT AATCTCTTCAGTCAGTTTAAGTCTGCTCCATCTGACAGTCTGACATACAAATTAGCTTTATGTCTTTGTATGATAAACTTCTACCATGGCGGAGTCAAAGGAGTGGCACATCTTTGGCAAGAGTTTGTGCTGGAAATGCGTTACAGATGGGAGAACAACTACCTTATTCCAGG ATTAGCTAATGGCTCTCCAGATCTGAGATGTTGTTTACTGCATCAGAAGCTTCAG ATGCTAAATTGTTGcattgaaaggaagaaagcaagagatgaggggaaaagggggagcGCGTCTGATCGTTCACCTGGTGGTGCTTCTGGTGATAACCCtgacaaggaaaaagaatttggCAAGTCTTGGGAATCGTGGAGTGACAGTGAAGAGGAATTTTTTGAATGTCTCAGTGACACAGAAGATCTTAAAGGAAATGGACAGGAAAATGGCAAGAAAGGAGCAAAGGAGTCTGTAAACTTAAAACCAGAAGGTCGTTTGCATCCACATGGAAAACTGATGCTGCTGCATCCAGGAGAGCCTCTCTATGTTCCAATAACACAG gagccGGCCCCCATGACTGAAGacctgctggaggagcagtCAGAGGTGCTGGCAAAGCTGGGGACATCTGCAGAGGGTGCTCACCTGCGGGCGCGCATGCAGAGCGCCTGCCTGCTCTCAGACATGGAGTCCTTCAAG gcagctAATCCTGGCTGTTGTCTGGAGGATTTTGTGAGGTGGTACTCACCTCGGGACTACATCGAGGAGGAAGTGGTTGATGAGAAGGGGAATAAAGTCATTAGGGGCGAGCTGAGCGCTCGGATGAAGATTCCCAGCAACATGTGGGTGGAGGCCTGGGAAACAGCAAAGCCTGTCCCAGCACGGAGGCAGAAGAGGCTTTTTGATGACACCAGGGAGGCTGAGAAG GTGCTTCATTACCTTGCAGTTCAAAAACCAGCTGACCTTGCGAGGCATCTTCTGCCTTGCATCATCCATGCAGCTGTACTCAAGGTAAAGGAGGAAG AAGCACTAGAAGATATATCTTCAGTTAAGAAGATTATTAAGCAGATAATATCCCATTCCAGCAAAGTGCTACGTTTTCCCAGTCCAGAGGACAAGAAGTTGGAA GAAATAATCGCTCAGATTATGAGTGTGGAAGCCATCATTGCCAGGGCAAGGTCTCTCAAAGCAAAATTTGGGGtagagaaatgtgaaaatgaagaggagaaagaagatcTACAAAG ATTTGTAAACAgtctcctggagcagcctgaggtGTCAGTTGTTGGTGCAGGAAGAGGACCTGCTGGCAGCATCATTCACAAGCTGTTTGTGAATGCTCAAAGG GTGCCGGCCGTGCCGCcgctggaggaggagctgcGGCGCTCGGGCTCGCAGGAGGAGcgcaggcaggggctgcagtCCGAGTTCCCCCCGCCCACGGGCCGGGAGGTGATCCTGCGCACCTCGGTGCCCCGGCCCGCCCCCTACTCCAAGGCGCTGCCGCAGCGCATGTACAGCGTGCTGACCCGCGAGGATTTCCGGCTGGCAGGGGCCTTCTCGGCGGACACCACCTTCTTCTGA
- the RAB3GAP1 gene encoding rab3 GTPase-activating protein catalytic subunit isoform X1 yields MTDCEGAQQGRTAGGNGAPESEVFEITDFTTASEWERFISKIEEVLNDWKLIGISSGKPLEKGIFTTGTWEEKSDEISFADFKFSVTHHYLVQEPSDKDGKEELGEDALPLPMQDLLCMNNDFPPRAHCLVRWYGLREFVVIAPAANNDAVVSESKCNLLLSSVSIALGNTGCQVPLFVQIHHKWRRMYVGECQGPGVRTDFEMVHLRKVPSQYTHLSGLLDIFKTKIGCPLTPLPPVSIAIRLTFVLQDWQQYFWPQQPPDIDALVGGEVGGLEFGKLPFGACEDPISELHLATTWPHLAEGIIVDNDVYSDLDPLQAPQWSVRVRKADNPQCLLGDFLTEFFKLCRRKESTDEILGRSAFDEEGKDVADITHALSKLTEPAPVPIPKLSVTNMVHSAKKKIRKHRGVDESPLNNDVLNTILLFLFPDAADKLADVFENRASTSAGNNPPPENEDYNLFSQFKSAPSDSLTYKLALCLCMINFYHGGVKGVAHLWQEFVLEMRYRWENNYLIPGLANGSPDLRCCLLHQKLQMLNCCIERKKARDEGKRGSASDRSPGGASGDNPDKEKEFGKSWESWSDSEEEFFECLSDTEDLKGNGQENGKKGAKESVNLKPEGRLHPHGKLMLLHPGEPLYVPITQEPAPMTEDLLEEQSEVLAKLGTSAEGAHLRARMQSACLLSDMESFKAANPGCCLEDFVRWYSPRDYIEEEVVDEKGNKVIRGELSARMKIPSNMWVEAWETAKPVPARRQKRLFDDTREAEKVLHYLAVQKPADLARHLLPCIIHAAVLKVKEEEALEDISSVKKIIKQIISHSSKVLRFPSPEDKKLEEIIAQIMSVEAIIARARSLKAKFGVEKCENEEEKEDLQRFVNSLLEQPEVSVVGAGRGPAGSIIHKLFVNAQRLTESSDEVPAVPPLEEELRRSGSQEERRQGLQSEFPPPTGREVILRTSVPRPAPYSKALPQRMYSVLTREDFRLAGAFSADTTFF; encoded by the exons ATGACGGACTGCgagggagcccagcagggacGCACTGCGGGGGGAAACGGGGCG CCCGAGTCGGAGGTGTTCGAGATCACGGACTTCACCACCGCCTCCGAGTGGGAGAG atttatttcaaaaatagaaGAAGTATTAAATGACTGGAAACTTATTGGGATTTCTTCAGGCAAACCTCTAGAGAAG GGTATATTTACCACAGGAACATGGGAAGAGAAATCGGATGAAATTTCATTTGCAGACTTCAAATTCTCAGTTACCCATCATTATCTTGTACAAGAACCCAGTGACAAAGatgggaaggaagagctgggagaag ATGCCCTCCCTCTGCCAATGCAGGACTTGCTGTGCATGAACAATGACTTTCCTCCTCGGGCCCACTGTCTGGTGAGATG GTACGGCTTACGTGAGTTTGTGGTTATTGCTCCAGCTGCAAATAACGATGCTGTTGTTAGTGAATCCAAGTGTAACCTCTTGCTGAGTTCCGTTTCCATTGCACTGGGCAACACTGGCTG TCAGGTGCCACTGTTTGTGCAAATCCATCACAAGTGGCGCCGGATGTACGTCGGGGAGTGCCAGGGCCCGGGCGTTCGCACGGACTTTGAGATGGTTCATCTGCGCAAGGTGCCCAGCCAGTACACCCATTTATCAGGCCTGCTGGACATCTTCAAAACCAAGATT GGCTGCCCTTTAACACCACTGCCTCCAGTTAGCATAGCTATTCGGCTTACCTTTGTGCTCCAGGACTGGCAGCAGTACTTCTGGCCACAGCAGCCACCAG ATATAGATGCTCTAGTTGGGGGAGAAGTTGGAGGCTTGGAGTTTGGGAAGTTACCATTTGGTGCCTGTGAAGATCCTATTAG tgagCTGCATTTAGCTACAACATGGCCTCACCTTGCAGAAGGGATAATCGTTGACAACGATGTTTATTC CGACCTGGATCCACTTCAAGCACCCCAGTGGTCTGTGAGAGTTAGAAAAGCAGATAACCCTCAGTGCCTATTGG GTGATTTCCTCACTGAGTTCTTCAAGCTTTGCCGTCGGAAGGAGTCAACGGATGAGATACTTGGAAGGTCTGCATTtgatgaggaaggaaaag ACGTTGCTGATATCACCCACGCACTGTCGAAGCTCACAGAGCCAGCACCAGTCCCAATCCCCAAATTATCAGTCACCAATATGGTTCACAGTGCCAAGAAAAAGATCCGCAAGCACAGAGGTGTGGATGAGTCTCCTCTGAACAATGATGTGCTGAACACCATTCTCCTG ttCTTATTTCCTGATGCTGCTGACAAACTTGCAGATGTATTTGAAAACAGAGCCAGCACTTCAGCAGGAAACAATCCTCCTCCAGAGAATGAAGATTAT AATCTCTTCAGTCAGTTTAAGTCTGCTCCATCTGACAGTCTGACATACAAATTAGCTTTATGTCTTTGTATGATAAACTTCTACCATGGCGGAGTCAAAGGAGTGGCACATCTTTGGCAAGAGTTTGTGCTGGAAATGCGTTACAGATGGGAGAACAACTACCTTATTCCAGG ATTAGCTAATGGCTCTCCAGATCTGAGATGTTGTTTACTGCATCAGAAGCTTCAG ATGCTAAATTGTTGcattgaaaggaagaaagcaagagatgaggggaaaagggggagcGCGTCTGATCGTTCACCTGGTGGTGCTTCTGGTGATAACCCtgacaaggaaaaagaatttggCAAGTCTTGGGAATCGTGGAGTGACAGTGAAGAGGAATTTTTTGAATGTCTCAGTGACACAGAAGATCTTAAAGGAAATGGACAGGAAAATGGCAAGAAAGGAGCAAAGGAGTCTGTAAACTTAAAACCAGAAGGTCGTTTGCATCCACATGGAAAACTGATGCTGCTGCATCCAGGAGAGCCTCTCTATGTTCCAATAACACAG gagccGGCCCCCATGACTGAAGacctgctggaggagcagtCAGAGGTGCTGGCAAAGCTGGGGACATCTGCAGAGGGTGCTCACCTGCGGGCGCGCATGCAGAGCGCCTGCCTGCTCTCAGACATGGAGTCCTTCAAG gcagctAATCCTGGCTGTTGTCTGGAGGATTTTGTGAGGTGGTACTCACCTCGGGACTACATCGAGGAGGAAGTGGTTGATGAGAAGGGGAATAAAGTCATTAGGGGCGAGCTGAGCGCTCGGATGAAGATTCCCAGCAACATGTGGGTGGAGGCCTGGGAAACAGCAAAGCCTGTCCCAGCACGGAGGCAGAAGAGGCTTTTTGATGACACCAGGGAGGCTGAGAAG GTGCTTCATTACCTTGCAGTTCAAAAACCAGCTGACCTTGCGAGGCATCTTCTGCCTTGCATCATCCATGCAGCTGTACTCAAGGTAAAGGAGGAAG AAGCACTAGAAGATATATCTTCAGTTAAGAAGATTATTAAGCAGATAATATCCCATTCCAGCAAAGTGCTACGTTTTCCCAGTCCAGAGGACAAGAAGTTGGAA GAAATAATCGCTCAGATTATGAGTGTGGAAGCCATCATTGCCAGGGCAAGGTCTCTCAAAGCAAAATTTGGGGtagagaaatgtgaaaatgaagaggagaaagaagatcTACAAAG ATTTGTAAACAgtctcctggagcagcctgaggtGTCAGTTGTTGGTGCAGGAAGAGGACCTGCTGGCAGCATCATTCACAAGCTGTTTGTGAATGCTCAAAGG CTGACTGAATCTTCTGATGAG GTGCCGGCCGTGCCGCcgctggaggaggagctgcGGCGCTCGGGCTCGCAGGAGGAGcgcaggcaggggctgcagtCCGAGTTCCCCCCGCCCACGGGCCGGGAGGTGATCCTGCGCACCTCGGTGCCCCGGCCCGCCCCCTACTCCAAGGCGCTGCCGCAGCGCATGTACAGCGTGCTGACCCGCGAGGATTTCCGGCTGGCAGGGGCCTTCTCGGCGGACACCACCTTCTTCTGA